A genome region from Drosophila simulans strain w501 chromosome 2R, Prin_Dsim_3.1, whole genome shotgun sequence includes the following:
- the LOC6733948 gene encoding calcium-binding protein P has product MTKFVAKKAILLLSLLLLGTAESKPLDGEQHHIEDQHVRKERQLKMAGSADPDVKMVANVTPATGSQPMSMTMGVPMNQMALSSVGGQLVRYPNYPGLIYPGLAPAPGLNGVPGLQTNIANNYPSYPDPNLAGSVPGFNPFGSFGYPGVPPMYGNSLMYPNPQLPNGFVPNPAVDNFQSLNNIVNMANVQGLAGGSSGLYPAPQGFGGVNPGLYPAPQGFGGANPGLYPAPQVNMLGLYPPSGGFLERMNMQGYAPGF; this is encoded by the coding sequence ATGACCAAGTTCGTTGCGAAGAAAGCTATCCTTCTGCTCTCCCTGCTCCTCCTGGGCACGGCGGAGTCCAAGCCACTGGATGGGGAACAGCATCATATCGAGGATCAGCATGTGCGAAAGGAGCGTCAGCTGAAGATGGCCGGCTCAGCGGATCCAGATGTTAAAATGGTGGCCAACGTGACTCCAGCGACGGGATCTCAACCCATGTCGATGACCATGGGTGTCCCAATGAACCAAATGGCCCTGAGCTCGGTCGGTGGCCAGTTGGTGCGGTATCCCAACTACCCGGGTCTGATCTATCCTGGCCTTGCGCCGGCTCCTGGTCTAAATGGCGTTCCCGGTCTGCAGACGAACATTGCCAACAACTATCCCTCGTATCCGGATCCCAATCTGGCAGGCTCAGTTCCTGGCTTCAATCCGTTTGGCTCATTCGGCTATCCAGGCGTGCCACCCATGTATGGAAACTCCCTGATGTATCCCAACCCCCAGCTGCCCAATGGATTTGTGCCCAATCCTGCCGTGGACAACTTCCAATCGCTGAACAACATTGTCAATATGGCCAATGTTCAGGGATTGGCTGGTGGCAGCTCCGGACTATATCCAGCACCTCAAGGATTTGGTGGCGTCAACCCGGGTCTATATCCCGCTCCGCAGGGATTCGGTGGAGCCAATCCGGGATTGTATCCAGCACCTCAGGTCAACATGCTGGGACTATATCCACCATCTGGTGGTTTCCTGGAGCGCATGAACATGCAGGGCTATGCCCCCGGCTTTTAA
- the LOC6733949 gene encoding uncharacterized protein LOC6733949, with protein sequence MKCIISIVLISMIFALSLIQAAPIAKDAQDPGFVSATDITGEPVRQKRASADYYQGDYFICYPKSAVYGKHGYGATNRRSYDSEDYAPHYLADDPLAVRQARADARRAAYTDSFGK encoded by the coding sequence ATGAAGTGCATCATCTCCATCGTTTTGATCTCCATGATCTTCGCTTTAAGCCTGATCCAAGCAGCGCCCATTGCTAAGGATGCACAGGATCCAGGATTCGTTTCGGCCACGGATATTACCGGAGAACCAGTGCGCCAGAAGCGAGCCAGTGCGGATTACTACCAGGGCGACTACTTCATCTGCTATCCCAAGAGCGCAGTGTACGGCAAACATGGATACGGTGCAACCAATCGCAGATCCTACGACTCGGAGGACTATGCGCCCCACTATCTGGCCGACGATCCATTGGCCGTTCGCCAGGCTCGTGCTGATGCCAGACGCGCTGCCTACACCGACAGCTTCGGCAAATAA
- the LOC6733950 gene encoding glycine-rich RNA-binding protein GRP1A has product MKQYLVLALVFAAILAMISAHPLEEQKITLEDAEAQPGIDDGTGVRAARHFGGFRRGGYCCGGGGGYRPGGFGGGGGYPRGGFGGGSASASASASASSSWGRK; this is encoded by the coding sequence ATGAAACAGTACCTGGTGCTTGCCCTCGTCTTCGCGGCCATTCTGGCCATGATCAGCGCCCATCCTCTGGAGGAACAAAAGATCACGCTGGAAGATGCTGAAGCACAGCCGGGAATCGATGATGGCACTGGAGTTAGGGCTGCTCGTCACTTTGGCGGCTTTCGCCGCGGAGGATACTGCtgtggaggaggcggtggctaCCGCCCTGGTGGAttcggtggcggtggcggatATCCCAGAGGTGGATTTGGCGGAGGCAGTGCATCAGCATCGGCGTCAGCTTCAGCCAGTTCCAGTTGGGGacgtaaataa
- the LOC27208566 gene encoding prisilkin-39 has protein sequence MYLRARLALLSLLFLMVSGQRSKSRSERPQGRTLGLLTPLLLGGGGPLFDVPLPAGPPIRPGGGSSSAAGGGTQSDSYYGGSYPSYGYRPNYGYGYPNYGYNYGYPGLGYGYGQNYYRPSYYNYGGYQRPQPYYGYRPTYSSIGAAGSGGYPSYSSSSVISSSPTNSAVGSASGAGAVSGGGNPQLSTAQQAQLAGLLGQALGSSLRPLLANGGGAAGATGAGANPQALSGLLSLLG, from the coding sequence ATGTATCTACGCGCGCGTTTGGCTCTACTGAGCCTTCTCTTCCTGATGGTCTCCGGTCAGAGGAGTAAGTCCCGGAGTGAACGTCCTCAAGGCAGAACCTTGGGACTATTGACGCCCCTTTTACTGGGAGGCGGTGGACCGCTCTTCGATGTTCCCCTGCCTGCAGGACCACCCATCAGACCAGGTGGCGGATCATCCTCCGCAGCCGGAGGAGGCACCCAATCGGACTCATACTACGGCGGCAGTTATCCAAGCTACGGATACAGGCCCAACTATGGATACGGATATCCCAACTATGGTTATAACTATGGATACCCGGGCTTGGGCTACGGCTATGGCCAAAACTACTACAGACCCAGCTACTACAACTACGGTGGATACCAGAGACCGCAGCCCTACTATGGTTACCGGCCCACTTATAGCTCCATTGGAGCTGCCGGATCAGGCGGTTATCCCTCATATAGCAGTTCATCTGTTATCTCAAGCTCTCCAACAAATTCGGCCGTTGGTTCGgcatcaggagcaggagcagtatCTGGAGGTGGAAACCCACAGCTATCCACCGCTCAGCAAGCCCAGTTAGCCGGTCTTCTGGGTCAGGCCCTTGGCAGTAGTCTGCGCCCTCTTCTCGCCAATGGGGGCGGGGCAGCTGGAGCGACAGGAGCGGGGGCAAATCCACAAGCGCTGAGCGGTCTACTCAGTCTGCTTGGCTAG
- the LOC27207743 gene encoding protein suex-1, producing the protein MFSMRLTFFLLGIWTVLGCVLANPVNEDPAAAATLDDVADLGGQEAKEGDRPARWLSGGWGGGWNTGWGGGWSGSWNGGWNGGWNSGWSNSYSPWRSSYSSYWW; encoded by the coding sequence ATGTTCAGTATGCGGCTCACCTTCTTCTTACTGGGTATATGGACTGTCCTGGGATGTGTTTTGGCGAATCCTGTGAATGAggatcctgctgctgcagcaacactAGATGATGTGGCTGATTTGGGTGGTCAGGAAGCGAAGGAGGGCGATAGACCAGCTCGATGGCTGAGCGGAGGTTGGGGAGGCGGCTGGAATACAGGATGGGGAGGAGGATGGAGTGGCAGCTGGAATGGTGGATGGAATGGAGGCTGGAACAGTGGATGGAGTAATTCCTACAGCCCCTGGAGAAGCAGCTATAGTAGTTACTGGTGGTAG
- the LOC6733952 gene encoding kininogen-1 has translation MRLILLSIVGLLCLAYALALNEYGADLEDLANLGAEHAESGVREARGYGHGNYGHGNYGHGNYGHGHHGGGGHGHGHYGR, from the coding sequence ATGCGTCTTATCCTTCTGTCCATCGTTGGCCTCCTGTGCCTGGCCTATGCCCTCGCCTTGAATGAGTATGGAGCTGATCTCGAGGATCTGGCCAATCTAGGAGCAGAACATGCCGAAAGCGGAGTCCGAGAGGCTCGCGGTTATGGTCATGGGAACTACGGACATGGCAACTACGGACATGGCAACTACGGACATGGTCATcacggtggtggtggtcatggacatggacattaTGGTCGCTAG
- the LOC6733953 gene encoding neuropeptide-like protein 32 → MRLTLLALIGVLCLAYAYALDDSENNDQVVGLLDVADHGANHANDGAREARQYGGWGHRGGWGGHGGWGGRGGWGGGGGWGGRGGWGGRGGWGGRGGWGGRGGGWYGR, encoded by the coding sequence ATGCGTCTAACACTTCTGGCCCTCATCGGTGTCCTGTGCCTGGCCTATGCCTACGCCTTGGATGATTCCGAAAACAACGATCAGGTGGTCGGACTCCTGGACGTCGCCGATCATGGAGCGAACCATGCCAACGATGGAGCCCGAGAGGCCCGCCAGTACGGAGGATGGGGTCACCGCGGTGGATGGGGTGGCCATGGTGGATGGGGCGGCCGTGGCGGATGGGGTGGCGGTGGAGGATGGGGCGGTCGAGGAGGATGGGGCGGTCGAGGAGGTTGGGGAGGTCGAGGAGGTTGGGGCGGTCGCGGAGGTGGTTGGTATGGCCGATAG
- the LOC6733954 gene encoding uncharacterized protein LOC6733954: MRPTLQVLVSVLCLVYAYAWDHTNCNDHFIEFMDYPDERASSYSDESSEWDFFEFWRHVLGL; this comes from the coding sequence ATGCGTCCAACACTCCAGGTCCTCGTCAGTGTCCTTTGTCTGGTCTATGCCTACGCCTGGGATCATACCAACTGCAACGATCACTTTATCGAATTCATGGACTATCCCGATGAGAGAGCTAGCTCTTATAGCGATGAATCTTCAGAATGggatttctttgaattttgGAGGCATGTGTTGGGCCTGTAG
- the LOC27208003 gene encoding odorant receptor 47a, producing the protein MDSFLQVQKSTIALLGFDLFSENREMWKRPYRAMNVFGIAAIFPFILAAVLHNWMNVMLLADAMVALLITILGLFKFSMILYLRRDFKRLIDKFRLLMSNEAEQGEEYAEILNAANKQDQRMCTLFRTCFLLAWALNSVLPFVRMGLSYWLAGHAEPELPFPCLFPWNIHIIRNYVLSFIWSAFASTGVVLPAVSLDTIFCSFTSNLCAFFKIAQYKVVRFKGGSLKESQATLNKVFALYQTSLDMCNDLNQCYQPIICAQFFISSLQLCMLGYLFSITFAQTEGVYYASFIATIIIQAYIYCYCGENLKTESASFEWAIYDSPWHESLGAGGASTSICRSLLISMMRAHRGFRITGYFFEANMEAFSSIVRTAMSYITMLRSFS; encoded by the exons ATGGACAGTTTCCTGCAAGTACAGAAGAGCACCATTGCTCTGCTGGGTTTTGATCTCTTTAGTGAAAATCGAGAAATGTGGAAGCGCCCCTATAGAGCAATGAACGTGTTTGGCATAGCTGCCATTTTTCCCTTTATCCTGGCAGCCGTGCTCCATAATTGGATGAACGTAATGCTGCTGGCCGATGCCATGGTGGCCCTACTAATAACCATCCTGGGCCTATTCAAGTTCAGCATGATACTGTACTTACGTCGCGATTTTAAGAGACTGATTGACAAATTTCGTTTGTTGATGTCGAATG AGGCGGAACAGGGCGAGGAATACGCCGAGATCCTAAACGCAGCAAATAAACAGGATCAACGAATGTGCACTCTGTTCAGGACCTGTTTCCTCCTCGCCTGGGCCTTGAACAGTGTTCTGCCCTTCGTGAGAATGGGTCTCAGCTATTGGTTAGCAGGTCATGCAGAGCCCGAGTTGCCCTTTCCCTGTCT CTTTCCCTGGAATATACACATCATTCGCAATTATGTATTGAGCTTTATCTGGAGCGCTTTCGCCTCGACAGGTGTGGTTTTACCAGCTGTCAGCTTGGATACCATATTCTGTTCCTTCACCAGCAACCTCTGCGCCTTCTTCAAAATCGCCCAGTACAAGGTGGTTAGATTTAAGGGTGGATCCCTCAAGGAATCACAGGCCACATTGAACAAGGTCTTTGCCCTGTACCAGACCAGCTTGGATATGTGCAACGATCTGAATCAGTGCTACCAGCCGATCATCTGCGCCCAGTTCTTCATTTCATCTCTGCAACTCTGCATGCTGGGATACCTATTCTCCATTACTTTTGCCCAGACAGAGGGCGTCTACTATGCCTCATTCATAGCCACCATCATCATACAGGCCTATATCTACTGCTACTGCGGGGAGAACCTGAAGACGGAGAGCGCCAGTTTCGAGTGGGCCATCTACGACAGTCCCTGGCATGAGAGCTTGGGTGCTGGTGGAGCCTCCACCTCGATTTGCCGATCCTTGCTGATCAGCATGATGCGTGCTCATCGGGGATTCCGCATCACGGGATACTTTTTCGAGGCAAACATGGAGGCCTTCTCATCG atcGTCCGTACAGCGATGTCCTACATCACAATGCTGAGGTCATTCTCCTAA
- the LOC27206986 gene encoding cuticle protein CP14.6, whose amino-acid sequence MTLTHATAAALVLALCCLSFIQAQPQRGLPPPRGNSFDANAVILKQNFDLNPDGSYQYNYETSNGIRADEAGYLKNPGSQIEAQVMQGSYSYTGPDGVVYTITYIADENGYRAEGAHIPTPPPVRAAAAPGRFFK is encoded by the exons ATGACGCTCACCCACGCCACCGCCGCAGCCCTCGTCTTGGCCCTCTGCTGCCTCAGTTTCATTCAGGCGCAGCCACAACGCGGACTTCCCCCACCCCGCGGCAACTCCTTCGACGCGAACGCGGTGATTCTCAAGCAGAACTTCGACCTGAATCCCGATGGCTCCTATCAGTACAA CTACGAGACAAGCAACGGAATCCGAGCAGATGAGGCTGGCTATTTGAAGAATCCGGGCAGTCAGATCGAGGCTCAG GTGATGCAGGGCTCCTACTCGTACACCGGACCCGATGGCGTGGTCTACACCATCACCTACATTGCTGATGAGAACGGATACCGCGCCGAAGGAGCCCACATACCCACACCGCCACCAGTTCGCGCCGCCGCCGCTCCCGGAAGATTCTTCAAGTAA
- the LOC6733956 gene encoding uncharacterized protein LOC6733956: MFKIAICLLALASGSLAASIGQVDSTTEKREIVPLLKFETNKNPDGSFHFSYEGGDQSIRQEQGVIENAGTEDEALEVSGMYSYIDADGNTVEVHYTAGKNGFVPIGTIIPKEITELAKSAALLPKASEDEQKYRKARSQELDNKEVAVEKEATPVEKEEPVVAKESVKVEKSEPLPAESQVVPVQVVLDAAPQAEVKTAIEAETEKKVETKTA; the protein is encoded by the coding sequence ATGTTCAAGATCGCCATCTGCTTATTGGCCCTGGCCAGCGGATCTCTGGCAGCCAGCATTGGCCAGGTTGACAGCACCACCGAGAAGCGCGAGATTGTGCCCCTCCTGAAGTTTGAGACGAACAAGAACCCCGATGGCTCCTTCCACTTCAGCTACGAGGGCGGTGACCAGTCCATTCGGCAGGAGCAGGGCGTGATCGAGAACGCTGGTACCGAGGACGAGGCCTTGGAGGTCTCCGGCATGTACAGCTACATCGACGCCGATGGCAACACCGTGGAGGTGCACTACACCGCCGGAAAGAACGGATTCGTGCCCATTGGCACCATCATTCCCAAGGAGATCACCGAGTTGGCCAAGTCGGCTGCCCTTCTGCCCAAGGCTTCCGAGGATGAGCAGAAGTACCGCAAGGCACGCTCCCAGGAACTGGACAACAAGGAGGTTGCTGTAGAGAAGGAAGCCACTCCTGTCGAGAAGGAGGAGCCTGTGGTTGCCAAGGAATCGGTTAAGGTGGAGAAATCCGAGCCTCTGCCTGCCGAGTCCCAGGTGGTGCCCGTCCAGGTGGTCCTCGATGCCGCGCCCCAAGCCGAGGTCAAGACCGCCATCGAGGCCGAGACCGAGAAGAAGGTTGAGACCAAGACTGCCTAA
- the LOC6733957 gene encoding mitochondrial sodium/calcium exchanger protein isoform X2 — MRSETSCSMVHDLLESQKCKFVQTTPDCLINMNLFNYLGWHYCKVDVRNSFNSFWSVLGMFLIAIYVFWMMQITIKNYFCPTLMVIADLLRMNESTAGVTVLAIANGSPDFFTAIASRVQSSKHSFLSCMAQAMFLHIFVAGLVILTKPFNMQANTYLRDFGFLFLNTVYMDYIHKRPKGISWVAALPSAFIFVGYVVVAIVDQHLLIARIQKMEQRQLNVAEALQLEELKPQKEMPMKRPEIQRPSIGHGSRNKRIFRQFWNTVAEFDKDRFHRGTILVKLYLIVKQPIDMLLRILIPKVDMGAPQYGWSKLLFNIQVVLVPTYIAYIILRGYSLAGFAVYMIALIVMIPVATLIFFLTRTDTQPIFFRYTSGVGFMAAVFLIFCLTTEVNAMFFTMATILKVSQEFSLATAICWALSSNDLVANLSLAHQGWPRMAMTATFSAPVFGSFVFLALPLVVNSFVKAPGNIFVDLVRRCAYSWRSEWASPCFPY, encoded by the exons ATGCGTTCCGAAACCTCTTGCTCCATGGTGCACGATCTGCTGGAGTCccagaaatgcaaatttgtgcaAACGACACCGGATTGTCTAATCAATATGAATTTGTTCAACTACCTGGGATGGCATTATTGCAAGGTTGACGTCCGAAATAGTTTCAATTCCTTCTGGAGTGTCTTGGGCATGTTTCTGATAGCCATTTATGTCTTCTGGATGATGCAGATAACCATAAAAAACTA CTTTTGTCCAACTTTGATGGTGATCGCAGACTTATTGCGAATGAACGAGAGCACGGCTGGAGTTACCGTGCTGGCCATTGCAAACGGATCACCGGACTTCTTCACGGCGATTGCCTCGAGAGTGCAGAGCTCCAAGCACTCCTTCCTCTCGTGCATGGCGCAGGCCATGTTCCTGCACATCTTTGTGGCCGGACTGGTGATCCTGACCAAGCCCTTCAATATGCAGGCAAACACTTACCTGAGGGACTTCGGCTTCCTGTTCCTCAATACGGTCTACATGGACTACATCCACAAGCGACCCAAGGGAATCAGCTGGGTAGCTGCGCTGCCTAGTGCCTTCATATTCGTTGGCTATGTGGTGGTGGCCATCGTTGATCAGCATTTGCTGATTGCCCGCATTCAGA AAATGGAGCAAAGACAACTGAATGTTGCTGAGGCGTTGCAGCTGGAGGAACTGAAGCCGCAGAAGGAGATGCCAATGAAGCGCCCCGAAATCCAACGACCCTCCATTGGACACGGAAGTCGAAATAAGCGAATATTCCGCCAATTTTGGAACACCGTTGCCGAATTCGACAAGGATCGCTTTCATCGTGGAACCATCCTGGTGAAGCTGTATCTGATAGTGAAGCAACCCATCGACATGTTGTTAAGAATACTCATCCCGAAGGTCGACATGGGAGCGCCCCAGTACGGATGGTCCAAGCTGCTCTTTAACATCCAGGTGGTTCTTGTTCCCACCTACATAGCCTACATAATAC TTCGGGGATATAGCCTAGCGGGCTTTGCCGTCTATATGATTGCTCTCATTGTCATGATTCCTGTGGCTaccttaattttttttctcacGCGCACTGACACCCAGCCCATATTTTTTAGG TATACATCTGGCGTGGGTTTCATGGCCGCCGTCTTCCTGATCTTCTGTTTGACCACCGAGGTGAATGCCATGTTCTTTACGATGGCGACCATACTGAAAGTGAGCCAGGAATTCTCACTGGCCACGGCCATTTGCTGGGCACTAAGTAGCAACGACTTGGTGGCCAATCTCTCGCTGGCCCATCAGGGATGGCCTCGGATGGCAATGACGGCCACTTTCTCAGCACCAGTATTTG GatcctttgtttttttggcccTGCCATTGGTGGTGAACTCGTTTGTAAAAGCGCCCGGTAACATATTC GTGGATTTGGTGAGACGGTGTGCATATTCTTGGAGGTCGGAATGGGCTTCTCCATGCTTTCCGTACTAA
- the LOC6733957 gene encoding mitochondrial sodium/calcium exchanger protein isoform X1, producing the protein MRSETSCSMVHDLLESQKCKFVQTTPDCLINMNLFNYLGWHYCKVDVRNSFNSFWSVLGMFLIAIYVFWMMQITIKNYFCPTLMVIADLLRMNESTAGVTVLAIANGSPDFFTAIASRVQSSKHSFLSCMAQAMFLHIFVAGLVILTKPFNMQANTYLRDFGFLFLNTVYMDYIHKRPKGISWVAALPSAFIFVGYVVVAIVDQHLLIARIQKMEQRQLNVAEALQLEELKPQKEMPMKRPEIQRPSIGHGSRNKRIFRQFWNTVAEFDKDRFHRGTILVKLYLIVKQPIDMLLRILIPKVDMGAPQYGWSKLLFNIQVVLVPTYIAYIILRGYSLAGFAVYMIALIVMIPVATLIFFLTRTDTQPIFFRYTSGVGFMAAVFLIFCLTTEVNAMFFTMATILKVSQEFSLATAICWALSSNDLVANLSLAHQGWPRMAMTATFSAPVFGSFVFLALPLVVNSFVKAPGNIFPTEGGFGETVCIFLEVGMGFSMLSVLTTNFKLRRACGFLLVSYYIFFVGVLILLEKGVIHAYGV; encoded by the exons ATGCGTTCCGAAACCTCTTGCTCCATGGTGCACGATCTGCTGGAGTCccagaaatgcaaatttgtgcaAACGACACCGGATTGTCTAATCAATATGAATTTGTTCAACTACCTGGGATGGCATTATTGCAAGGTTGACGTCCGAAATAGTTTCAATTCCTTCTGGAGTGTCTTGGGCATGTTTCTGATAGCCATTTATGTCTTCTGGATGATGCAGATAACCATAAAAAACTA CTTTTGTCCAACTTTGATGGTGATCGCAGACTTATTGCGAATGAACGAGAGCACGGCTGGAGTTACCGTGCTGGCCATTGCAAACGGATCACCGGACTTCTTCACGGCGATTGCCTCGAGAGTGCAGAGCTCCAAGCACTCCTTCCTCTCGTGCATGGCGCAGGCCATGTTCCTGCACATCTTTGTGGCCGGACTGGTGATCCTGACCAAGCCCTTCAATATGCAGGCAAACACTTACCTGAGGGACTTCGGCTTCCTGTTCCTCAATACGGTCTACATGGACTACATCCACAAGCGACCCAAGGGAATCAGCTGGGTAGCTGCGCTGCCTAGTGCCTTCATATTCGTTGGCTATGTGGTGGTGGCCATCGTTGATCAGCATTTGCTGATTGCCCGCATTCAGA AAATGGAGCAAAGACAACTGAATGTTGCTGAGGCGTTGCAGCTGGAGGAACTGAAGCCGCAGAAGGAGATGCCAATGAAGCGCCCCGAAATCCAACGACCCTCCATTGGACACGGAAGTCGAAATAAGCGAATATTCCGCCAATTTTGGAACACCGTTGCCGAATTCGACAAGGATCGCTTTCATCGTGGAACCATCCTGGTGAAGCTGTATCTGATAGTGAAGCAACCCATCGACATGTTGTTAAGAATACTCATCCCGAAGGTCGACATGGGAGCGCCCCAGTACGGATGGTCCAAGCTGCTCTTTAACATCCAGGTGGTTCTTGTTCCCACCTACATAGCCTACATAATAC TTCGGGGATATAGCCTAGCGGGCTTTGCCGTCTATATGATTGCTCTCATTGTCATGATTCCTGTGGCTaccttaattttttttctcacGCGCACTGACACCCAGCCCATATTTTTTAGG TATACATCTGGCGTGGGTTTCATGGCCGCCGTCTTCCTGATCTTCTGTTTGACCACCGAGGTGAATGCCATGTTCTTTACGATGGCGACCATACTGAAAGTGAGCCAGGAATTCTCACTGGCCACGGCCATTTGCTGGGCACTAAGTAGCAACGACTTGGTGGCCAATCTCTCGCTGGCCCATCAGGGATGGCCTCGGATGGCAATGACGGCCACTTTCTCAGCACCAGTATTTG GatcctttgtttttttggcccTGCCATTGGTGGTGAACTCGTTTGTAAAAGCGCCCGGTAACATATTC CCAACGGAAGGTGGATTTGGTGAGACGGTGTGCATATTCTTGGAGGTCGGAATGGGCTTCTCCATGCTTTCCGTACTAACCACAAACTTTAAGCTGCGACGAGCTTGTGGCTTTCTGCTCGTTTCCTACTACATCTTCTTCGTGGGAGTTCTAATTCTGCTGGAGAAGGGCGTGATCCATGCATACGGAGTGTAA
- the LOC6733957 gene encoding mitochondrial sodium/calcium exchanger protein isoform X3: MRSETSCSMVHDLLESQKCKFVQTTPDCLINMNLFNYLGWHYCKVDVRNSFNSFWSVLGMFLIAIYVFWMMQITIKNYFCPTLMVIADLLRMNESTAGVTVLAIANGSPDFFTAIASRVQSSKHSFLSCMAQAMFLHIFVAGLVILTKPFNMQANTYLRDFGFLFLNTVYMDYIHKRPKGISWVAALPSAFIFVGYVVVAIVDQHLLIARIQKMEQRQLNVAEALQLEELKPQKEMPMKRPEIQRPSIGHGSRNKRIFRQFWNTVAEFDKDRFHRGTILVKLYLIVKQPIDMLLRILIPKVDMGAPQYGWSKLLFNIQVVLVPTYIAYIILRGYSLAGFAVYMIALIVMIPVATLIFFLTRTDTQPIFFRYTSGVGFMAAVFLIFCLTTEVNAMFFTMATILKVSQEFSLATAICWALSSNDLVANLSLAHQGWPRMAMTATFSAPVFGSFVFLALPLVVNSFVKAPGNIF; the protein is encoded by the exons ATGCGTTCCGAAACCTCTTGCTCCATGGTGCACGATCTGCTGGAGTCccagaaatgcaaatttgtgcaAACGACACCGGATTGTCTAATCAATATGAATTTGTTCAACTACCTGGGATGGCATTATTGCAAGGTTGACGTCCGAAATAGTTTCAATTCCTTCTGGAGTGTCTTGGGCATGTTTCTGATAGCCATTTATGTCTTCTGGATGATGCAGATAACCATAAAAAACTA CTTTTGTCCAACTTTGATGGTGATCGCAGACTTATTGCGAATGAACGAGAGCACGGCTGGAGTTACCGTGCTGGCCATTGCAAACGGATCACCGGACTTCTTCACGGCGATTGCCTCGAGAGTGCAGAGCTCCAAGCACTCCTTCCTCTCGTGCATGGCGCAGGCCATGTTCCTGCACATCTTTGTGGCCGGACTGGTGATCCTGACCAAGCCCTTCAATATGCAGGCAAACACTTACCTGAGGGACTTCGGCTTCCTGTTCCTCAATACGGTCTACATGGACTACATCCACAAGCGACCCAAGGGAATCAGCTGGGTAGCTGCGCTGCCTAGTGCCTTCATATTCGTTGGCTATGTGGTGGTGGCCATCGTTGATCAGCATTTGCTGATTGCCCGCATTCAGA AAATGGAGCAAAGACAACTGAATGTTGCTGAGGCGTTGCAGCTGGAGGAACTGAAGCCGCAGAAGGAGATGCCAATGAAGCGCCCCGAAATCCAACGACCCTCCATTGGACACGGAAGTCGAAATAAGCGAATATTCCGCCAATTTTGGAACACCGTTGCCGAATTCGACAAGGATCGCTTTCATCGTGGAACCATCCTGGTGAAGCTGTATCTGATAGTGAAGCAACCCATCGACATGTTGTTAAGAATACTCATCCCGAAGGTCGACATGGGAGCGCCCCAGTACGGATGGTCCAAGCTGCTCTTTAACATCCAGGTGGTTCTTGTTCCCACCTACATAGCCTACATAATAC TTCGGGGATATAGCCTAGCGGGCTTTGCCGTCTATATGATTGCTCTCATTGTCATGATTCCTGTGGCTaccttaattttttttctcacGCGCACTGACACCCAGCCCATATTTTTTAGG TATACATCTGGCGTGGGTTTCATGGCCGCCGTCTTCCTGATCTTCTGTTTGACCACCGAGGTGAATGCCATGTTCTTTACGATGGCGACCATACTGAAAGTGAGCCAGGAATTCTCACTGGCCACGGCCATTTGCTGGGCACTAAGTAGCAACGACTTGGTGGCCAATCTCTCGCTGGCCCATCAGGGATGGCCTCGGATGGCAATGACGGCCACTTTCTCAGCACCAGTATTTG GatcctttgtttttttggcccTGCCATTGGTGGTGAACTCGTTTGTAAAAGCGCCCGGTAACATATTC TGA